One Citrus sinensis cultivar Valencia sweet orange chromosome 5, DVS_A1.0, whole genome shotgun sequence genomic window, TTATCGCTTCCGGtgattctttttttggtttcccataattttatttgcttaaaaTCGTATTATccggttttttattttccaatcgTAGTAAATATAGTGttattctcaattttttctttttataagttattttattagcATTGTTTCTGATATTAATGTATATTTAGTTATTCTCTGTTGctgaaaagaattttttattgcttttaatttccaaaagaaatgaaaaaaattaagtaaaacagggagaaaataagaaaaaattcacAAGAAACAGGCAATGGCTTCAGAAGAAGTAGGTGATCATGCTGTATGCGGTACTGCGTCAGAATCATTTTTTGGCTCCATTAAACGGGAGATATCTTATGTGCCAAAGTACCAGAGCCACATTGATGACCTGGAGAATCAAGTGAAGCAGCTGGGGTGTAAAAGACAAAGGGTTGAAAATCTGGTTAACGCTGCTAGAAGACAAGGGGATGAGATCTATAAGGGCGTTGAACAATGGCTAATTAGCATTGATGAATTCACTCAAAGAGTGGTAAAACCTATCATTGATTATCAAGATGAAGCAAAGAAGCATTGTTTCAAAGGGTTATGCCCAAATTTGTTAAAGAGGTACAATCTCAGCAAGGAAGCAGCGAAGGCAGCAAAAGATGGTGCCAATCTCTTGGGAAAAGGCAACTTCAGTAATTTTTGTTTCCGTCCTGCTCCACAGAGGATAGAGCTCATGTCTTCCAGACTCTACCAGCAATTTAATTCAAGAAGGTCAATTTTCCGAGATATTATGGTGGCGATGAAGGATGACGAGGTCAATATGATTGGGGTTTACGGGTCAGGTGGTGTGGGAAAAACTACACTAGTTAAAGCAGTTGCAAGGCAAGTTATAGAAGAGAAGTTGTTTGATGAGGTGGTTATGGTTGAGGTAACACGGACCCCAGACCAGAAACCAATTCAAGACAAAATTGCTTCTGATTTAGGCCTGCAATTTGGGCAGCATGATGACGTACTTCAGAGAGCTGGTCTACTAAGTGAGAGgttgaaaaaagagaaaagggtCCTCATAATATTAGATGATATCTGGATGAGATTAGACTTGGATGGTATTGGAATTCCTTTTTGGGGCAATGAGAAACAAAGTGTCCGACAACAAGAAGATTGGAAAGAAAGATATGTTGATCAGAGTCGATGCAAAATATTGTTGACATCTAGAAATCAACATGTATTATgcaatgaaatgaatattcaGAAGACTTTCTCAATTGGAGTTTTATCTGATGAAGAAGCGTTGAGTTTCTTTTGGAGCAATGTGGGTGATGCAGCTGGAAGATCTGATTTTCTGCCTATAGGAGTTGAGATTGTAAGAGAATGCAGAGGTTTTCCGATTGCAATTATAACAATTGCTAATGCACTGAAAAAtaagattctttttttctgGAAGGATGCATTTGATCAGCTAAGGAATTCCAATCAAAGACGAATGGGAGGAGAGGATGCAAATGTGAACTCTATCATAGAATTGAGTTACAACTTTTTGGAAAGTGAGGAAGCTAAGTCATTGTTTCGACTCTGTGGTCTTCTAAATGGTGGTAGTCAAATACCTATAGATGCTTTGATGAGGTGTGGTATGGGTTTGGGGTTGCTTAAAGGTGTTTACACATTGCAAGAAGCAAGGAAAAGGGTACATATGTTGGTAAATTTTCTCAAAGCTTCACGGTTATTGTTGGATGGTGACGCTGAAGAATGTCTTAAAATGCATGACATCATTCATTCTATTGCTGCATCAGTTGCCACCGAGGAGCTTATGTTTAATATGCAAAATGTTGCTGACTTGAAGGAAGAACTAGACAAGAAAACACACAAAGATCCAACTGCTATTTCTATTCCTTTCAGAGGTATATATGAGTTTCCTGAAAGGCTGGAATGCCCGAAACTcaagttgtttgttttgttttcagaaAATCTCTCTCTTCGAATCCCAGACCTCTTTTTTGAAGGGATGACAGAACTGCGGGTTTTAAGTTTTACTGGATTTCGTTTCCCTTCATTACCTTCATCAATTGGTTGCCTAATTAGTCTTCGAACATTGACTTTGGAGAGCTGCCTACTAGGAGATGTCGCAACAATTGGAGATCTGAAGAAATTAGAGATTCTCAGCTTAAGGCATTCTGATGTTGAAGAATTGCCGGGAGAAATTGGCCAGTTAACTCGGTTGAAGTTGCTAGATCTGAGTAACTGTATGAAACTTAAAGTGATCAGACCAAATGTTATATCAAGCTTGTCTCGATTAGAAGAACTATACATGGGTAATAGTTTCACTGAGTGGGAGATTGAAGGACAGAGTAATGCTAGTCTTGTTGAGCTGAAGCAACTATCGAGACTAACCACTTTAGAAGTACATATTCCAGATGCCCAAGTTATGCCACAAGATTTGCTCTCTGTGGAGTTGGAAAGATATAGAATATGTATAGGAGATGTGTGGAGCTGGTCTGGAGAACATGAAACCTCAAGAAGGTTGAAACTCAGTGCACTAAATAAATGCATTTACTTGGGATATGGGATGCAAATGTTGCTGAAGGGAATTGAAGATCTCTATCTAGATGAACTGAATGGTTTTCAGAATGCTCTTCTTGAATTAGAGGATGGAGAAGTTTTTCCACTATTGAAGCATCTTCACGTACAAAATGTCTGTGAGATTTTGTATATTGTCAATTTAGTGGGATGGGGACATTGTAATGCTTTTCCATTGCTGGAGTCATTGTTTCTTCATAATTTGATGAGGTTGGAGATGGTATATCGTGGCCAACTCACAGAACACTCCTTCAgcaaattaagaataataaaagtatGTCAATGTGATAATCTTAAGCATCTCTTCTCATTCCCCATGGCAAGAAACCTTTTGCAGCTTCAAAAACTAAAAGTGTCCTTTTGTGAGAgcttgaaattgattgttggtAAAGAAAGTAGTGAAACACATAATGTCCACGAGATTATTAACTTCACTCAATTGCACTCCTTAACACTACAATGCCTACCACAACTTACAAGTTCAGGATTCGACCTGGAGAGACCTCTGTTATCTCCGACGATATCAGCAACTACTTTGGCATTTGAGGAAGTAATTGCAGAGGATGATTCTGATGAGTCACTATTCAATAATAAGGTGTGATAATATTCTTCATGTTTAATTTTGTGGTAATATAAGAAGGAATACATATATGttcataattttgtatttggttttttacgtcaataaaaattatcagatgttttttgaaagaacaataattgttttgcaggtcATTTTCCCCAACTTGGAGAAGTTGAAACTTTCCTCAATTaatattgagaaaatatggcaCGATCAATATCCACTAATGTTGAATTCTTGTagtcaaaatttaacaaatttgaCGGTGGAGACATGTAGCCATCTGAAATTTCTGTTTCCATATTCTATGGTTGATAGTCTTGTGCGACTCCAACAACTTGAGATACGGAAATGTGAGTCAATGGAGGCGGTAATTGACACCACtgatattgaaattaattcagTTGAATTCCCCTCTTTGCATCATCTTCGGATTGTTGATTGCCCTAATTTGAGAAGTTTCATCTCCGTAAATTCATCGGAAGAGAAAATCCTCCACACTGACACGCAACCTCTCTTTGATGAAAAGgtactttttttattcacaaTATTTCTTCCCTTAATTTAACCTGGCtctcttaatttttctctcagTGATTATCTTTCCTCAtgtctttttatctttttatgcATAACCAAGCAAAAGTTTtgagttattaattaattgatttcttcACTTCAGTTAGTACTCCCTCGTTTGGAGGTATTAAGTATTGACATGATGGATAACATGAGAAAAATATGGCACCACCAGCTTGCTTTGAATTCTTTCAGCAAATTAAAGGCCTTGGAGGTAACAAATTGTGGTAAGCTAGCGAATATTTTTCCAGCTAATATTATTATGCGGAGAAGACTCGATAGATTGGAGTATTTGAAGGTAGATGGGTGTGCTTCAGTAGAAGAGATAATTGGAGAGACAAGCTCTAATGGCAATGTTTGCATggtggaggaggaggaggaggccCGTAGAAGGTTTGTATTTCCCAGATTAACTTGGTTGAATCTGAGTTTGCTACCAAGACTCAAAAGTTTCTGCCCAGGAGTGGATATATCAGAATGGCCATTGTTAAAAAGTTTAGGGGTATTTGGATGTGACAGTGTGGAGATATTATTTGCTTCTCCAGAATATTTTAGCTGTGGTAGCCAACGGCCCTTGTTTGTGCTAGATCCTAAGGTATGAAATGATATTAGCCCCACTACATTATGTTTATTTGTTGTCCTGTATCTCTTAACAATAGAACTAGGAATACAAATTCATGTGTGAATTCTGCTAATGAAAACTGATGTAGTGGGATATTATATGAGGCATATATATACTTGACTTGTTCATGATTTGCTATGTTCATGAAGcaatattatgatttacacCTACTTTGATTATCGGGTACATACTGACATGAACTCGAACTGTATTTTTTCAATGTTTAATACTTTAGTTCATTTCCAGGTTGCATTTCCCGGCTTGAAGGAGTTAGAGCTGAACAAATTGCCTAACTTGTTGCATCTGTGGAAGGAAAATTCTCAACTCAGCAAGGCTCTCCTAAATCTTGCCACTCTAGAAATATCAGAATGCGATAAGTTAGAAAAATTAGTACCGTCCTCAGTGTCTCTCGAAAATCTGGTAACTCTGGAGGTATCAAAGTGTAACGAGTTGATACATTTGATGACACTCTCAACAGCTGAAAGTCTTGTGAAACTTAACAGAATGAATGTAATTGATTGTAAAATGTTACAGCAAATCATACTACAGGTTGGAGAAGAAGTGAAGAAGGATTGTATTGTTTTCGGccaatttaaatatttgggACTTCATTGCCTCCCATGCCTTACGAGCTTTTGTCTTGGGAATTTTACTCTTGAATTCCCATGCTTGGAACAAGTAATTGTGAGAGAGTGCCCAAAGATGAAGATTTTTTCTCAGGGAGTCTTACACACACCAAAGTTACAAAGATTACATCtgagagaaaaatatgatGAAGGGCTTTGGGAAGGCAGCCTTAATTCCACCATACAAAAATTGTTTGAAGAAATGGTATGTACTGATTTACTAAAACTTCTCATGCATCTCCCTTGCACTTCCACATTTTAgcttattttgttcttttttttctccgcattttgttcctttttttctttgcgCTAGAGTATTTGTCTTGATTGGCAGTGCAAACAACTAGCACAATCACCCCACAGACAAACATCAGTTACAAATATTTGagttaatttgataaaatattacattctcgaaacttgaaaaattttatctgaaaaaaaaaaaccttgagACCTGGTTTGTATTTGATTAGTGCTTACAAACTTGCTTATTGCTTGGAATCTAATGCTGTAAAAAAGAATAGGAATGCCTTGTTCGCACAATTGAAACTATTACTATTGCTCTTACTATACTGTTTGTTATCCTCAATCATGATGCTTAGATAAGAATCCAGAATCCTAGGGAATTTGCAATCTGAAAATTTATAGTTCCAGGAGTCCTTATCTCTTTGATACATACATCGCTGCATGTGTCGCATAGAGCTTAGTGGAGTTAACTAAGCAAATTTAACAGGCAGAAAGGAATTTTTTCCATTCTGCTGTTGGCCCAGTCTGCATCTTAAAAAACTTTGTTGCTCTGGAGTCATATgcttaacaatatttataatcttgTAACTGACTTAAGTTATATTTAAATGGACGATCATACTTTTTCATGCATGAAGCTTCTGCATAAAACACAATAATAGTTCCAGAACGGCCCCAGTTGGCTTGACTGCTTTTGGTGGAATTTTTTGGGTGCAAATAGAACTCCAAACTTCGCTCAGTTAAATATTCAATCAAATACCtagttaaaaaaaaggcaaTTAAATACAAGAGTtacttatttatctttttgccTTTTACTATCTTAGTCTGAATCTTTCAACCTCAGACACTCTtgttttaccctttttttttttcccctctatCTTTTCCTTCTATAGCACACTTATTTcactttttgtttcttaaagCCTTTTTGCTGcatatgctttttttttttttttcaaaattacatgAATGAAAACCAAACCCCTTCCCAAACCTGGCTCAAAAAACATAGCAATGAATTATAAAACCCATGTAACTTATTTGAGCTACATTCATGAATAAATGTCACTCTTGCCCTCTTGCAATCCAATTAAGCAATTTTAgggaaagaatttaataacCATTTAAGCAAACAATACTGAATCACCACTGGTTGTTTCTCAAACATGAGATCAAATAGATCCTTCATCCATCCTAGCTGGAGCATCATTGTCAACTATACTTGAGAAAACTCTGAATTTCCAGTATATGCTTTGATGTAGCTCAATGCCATCTGGAACAATTTATGCTTGAACTTGATTCAAATATTGTAGCTTACGAGGACAGGCCTGTGACAAAAAAACCATTTTATGGTCATTGTTCCTAAAGTTGTATTCCCATTTATATACTAAAACAGAAACATATAAGCTTTAAAATTGCACATCCTTGTATCACTGCAGTATTCCTATTAGAGAAGCAAATTGTGACCATTTACATAAttcttcttatattttaactgCTATATTTTTGTTCCGGTAGGTTGGATACCATGACAAAGCTTGTTTGAGTCTCTCAAAGTTTCCTcatttgaaagaaatatggCACGGCCAAGCACTTCCAGTCAGCTTCTTTATCAATTTAAGATGGCTGGTGGTGGATGACTGCAGGTTTATGTCGGGTGCTATTCCAGCTAATCAACTCCAGAACTTAATCAATTTGAAAACTCTGGAAGTAAGGAATTGTTATTTTCTAGAACAGGTATTTCATTTGGAAGAGCAAAATCCCATTGGACAATTTCGGTCACTGTTTCCTAAACTTCGCAATCTGAAGCTCATAAATCTTCCGCAACTTATAAGATTCTGCAACTTTACTGGGAGGATAATTGAACTGCCCTCCTTGGTCAATCTGTGGATTGAAAATTGCCGTAATATGAAAACTTTCATCTCCAGTTCTACACCTGTAATCATAGCACCAAACAAGGAACCTCAACAAATGACCTCACAGGAGAACTTACTGGCTGATATACAGCCTCTTTTTGATGAAAAGGTGCTACTTTTCAGTGATTGACCCTAAAAGTATTTCcttcatatttcttttcttctttgtttgctCTCCTCTTTATAGCTCTATGTAATTTCTTTAGaaactaaatttaatgtaaaaatcttctctctctctctctctctctctctctttttggCTTATCTCTGAGTATGGTAGTAATGCATGTAATAATTGGTCGTAGGTAAAACTTCCTAGTTTGGAGGTACTTGGAATCTCTCAGATGGATAACTTGAGAAAAATATGGCAAGACCAACTCAGTTTGGATTCCTTTTGCAAATTAAATTGCTTGGTAATACAAcgttgtaaaaaattattgagtaTATTTCCCTGGAATATGCTTCAAAGACTTCAGAAATTGGAGAAGCTGGAGGTAGTTTACTGTGAGTCTGTACAACGTATATCCGAACTCCGAGCACTAAATTATGGGGATGCATGTGCTATATCAGTGGCTCAGTTGAGAGAAACACTTCCCATTTGTGTGTTTTCTCTATTGACTTCACTGAAACTACGAAGTCTGCCAAGACTGAAATGTTTTTATCCCGGAGTACATATTTCAGAATGGccaatgttaaaatatttggaTATTTCTGGATGTGCTGAATTGGAGATATTAGCTTCGAAATTTCTGAGCCTTGGAGAGACTCATGTGGATGGTCAACACGATAGCCAAACTCAACAGcctttcttctcttttgaCAAGGTACTATCTCTTAACCATGTACATGTTGTGGTAGAATGCAGACTGTATCTTGGTGGTGTTGACCGattttcaaaatgaattaTGAAAAGGTCATCTTAGAGGTCTGGAAACATAATGTGAACTATAACCCATCCACTATATTCCATCCgacttttctttatttgtaaatGATTTAGGCATTTAGCGTCAGGTTTgatctatattttaaaagtgaTTGCTTTCATCTATATTTTGTGTCTTATGCCAATTGAACCCGTGGGAAAGATAATCTTGTAATAAATTGTTGAATATGTTTCACTCTGATATGCTTGTGAGACAGTAGAGAATAGACATTTCGTTTAATACTTCATTGGGTTTATCCCCAGGTCGCATTCCCCAGTCTGAAAGAGCTAAGGCTGTCTAGATTGCCCAAGTTATTTTGGCTGTGCAAGGAAACTTCTCACCCCAGGAATGTTTTTCAAAACGAGTGCAGTAAGTTAGATATATTAGTACCATCCTCAGTGTCTTTTGGAAATCTGTCAACTCTAGAAGTATCAAAGTGTGGCAGGCTGATGAATTTGATGACGATCTCAACAGCTGAAAGGCTGGTAAACCTTGAAAGAATGAATGTAACTGATTGTAAAATGATACAGCAAATCATACAACAGGTAGGCGAAGTGGAGAAGGATTGTATTGTTTTCAGCCAACTGAAGTATTTGGGACTTCATTGCTTACCAAGCCTTAAGAGCTTTTGTATGGGGAATAAGGCTCTTGAATTCCCATGCTTGGAACAAGTAATTGTGGAGGAGTGCCCAAAGATGAAGATTTTTTCTCAGGGAGTCTTACACACTCCCAAGTTACGAAGATTACAACTCacagaagaagatgatgaagggCGTTGGGAAGGAAACCTTAATTCCACCATACAAAAATTGTTTGTAGAAATGGTATGTGctgatttaacaaaatttctgATGCAATTCCCTTGCATTTGCACagttttgtttcattttctttgcttCATTTTTCTAGAGTAGTAGTCTTGATCAGTGGCACAAGCAACTAGCACGTTCCCCTTATAGACAATCACCACAAGCAActacacattttttatttaattttttttcttttttgggtaatCTGCTCTTGTTGgtttagataaaatattaaattactgtaaaaaacaaaaaaaacccCTACATTTCTAGAAACTGGTAAATTATCCTCCATTGTTTTTTCATATGAATAAAAGACTTCAAGATCATTAATAGAATTTACCTGGCTCtctattgtaaaaaaaaaaaaattaacattgcTTGCATATGGTTGGTGCTCTTGCATACATGCTTAATGTTTAGTATTAGTTCTGGCAAAAAAGCATAAGACGGTTTTGTCTGCCTAATGAAACCTAATAAATAGCCCCATTAAGAGTCCACAATCCTACCACAACTTGCAATCTGAAAAATTTGTAGTTCTAGGGGTCCTTGTCTGGCTATTGCATATTTCATTCCGTAGATGAAATAGGGGAGTTAACTAAGTTTAACAAGCAAGACATTGGAACATCTCCCATTCTTCCTTTGCTGCCGCTTGACAAAACTTTGTTGCTCCAGCAATCCTCTGCTTGACAATATTTGAGAAATggatttattatgttttttttttaaagggatTTATGATATGTATTTAAATGTAGGAACTAGGATGTTAACCTTCCATGAAGTTTCAGAATAGTCCCTGTAAGCTTGACTGCTTTAGGTTGAATGTTATTGCTGCAAACAATAATCCTGTGTTGTACCTAGTATGGGTTTTGATTGGACATGTAGTAGACAATTGATCAAACTTACTCATGCACCTGCTAATATTCTGTTTTAATGACCTGAATAGAGAATATAGTAATGATTAAGCAATTGGAAGATTAATCAACATGCAATCAACAACAATATATTCAAGACAAGCAATCACATGGTTCACCAAATTGCTAGATCCATAGAGGTCGGCGACTTCactataaataacaaaaaaaggaaTGTTGCAAAGAGTTGTTGATGTAGGATGGTGAGTACCGGTTACTTTAGTTCTTGGCTTTTTCGCACCATGTGTTTTAATCTTTCAACCTCataaacacaattattttaggTTTTTTCCTACTTTGTTGCTCTCTCTTTCATCTAGTAtaattgttttactttttctgttttcaagtgtaaaatatatatataaagccaAATTGCAACAAAAGCTTGcccataaaattataaattgtaaaattaaccCTATTACTAATTTGAGCCACATACATCAACAACTCTTGTCCTCTCGCAATCCAATTAAGCAATTTTAGGAAAAATGTTTAACAACCAGTTAAAACAAACAATACCAAATTGCAGATGGTCGTTTCTTTAAAAGTTTCTGAGGAATTAATGGTGTGTTTTGGGTTGAAGTTTTGTGGCTTTTAATCCACAAATATTGTGAATGAAACCACTACCTGTCAAGTATAAGTGGGTGGGTGGTTGGTAAACAGACCTGCATAAGTAAAAGCTGGTCTCAACCGAATAgtgctttcaaaattaaattcaagcGTGGTAGTTATAAACACACCCCAAGTTCATTATACATCGTACATTTTGAGAACTATAATGCTTTATTCATTCTAGCTAGAGCCTAATGGTCGATTAATTTGCTCcacttgttttttttccctaatatTTTCCCAAAAACAGAAGTATGTAAGTTTTAAGGGAGATGATGTTTGTATTTTAACTATTGCAATGTTTTGGGTTCATCAGGTTGGATTCTGTGACTTGAAATGTTTGAAACTCTCACTCTTtccaaacttgaaagaaataTGGCACGTTCAACCACTTCCAGTTAGCTTCTTCAGCAATTTAAGATCATTGGTGATAGATGACTGCATGAATTTCTCGAGTGCTATTCCAGCCAATTTGCTACGATCCTTGAACAATTTGGAAAAGTTGGAAGTAACCAATTGCGATTCACTAGAAGAGGTTTTTCATTTGGAAGAGCCAAATGCAGATGAACATTATGGGTCATTGTTTCCTAAACTTCGCAAGTTGAAGCTTAAAGATCTTCCAAAACTTAAAAGATTTTGCTACTTCGCCAAAGGTATAATTGAGCTGCCCTTCTTGTCCTTTATGTGGATTGAAAGTTGCCCTAATATGGTGacatttgtttccaattctACATTTGCACACTTGACGGCAACTGAGGCACCTCTAGAAATGATCGCAGAGGAGAACATCTTAGCTGATATACAACCTCTCTTTGATGAAAAGGTGATTCATTTccttaattgattatttctatctttttgttttgtgtcgATGACAATAATACTAAATAAGGATACCTTTACACTTCTATTCTTCTTAGTTGACTCTCCTCTTTAAAGTTATATGTTTctttataatctaatttaagtttttgactcaattaattatttgttgttCTGACTCAAtggtaatattgtaattatttgttGACATCTTTAGGTAGGACTTCCTAGTTTGGAGGAATTAGGACTCTCACGCATGGATAACTTGAGAAAAATATGGGATGACCATCTTACTTTGGATTCCTTctgcaaaataaattacctGGGAATACGATACTGTAATAAGTTATTGAATGTTTTTCCACGGAATATGCTTGGAAGACTGCAGAAATTAAGGTGGTTGTTTGTAGGTAATTGTAATTTAGTGGAAGAAATAGTTGAACTCCAAGCACTCAGTGATGACTCATGTGCTGTAACAGCAGCTCAATTGAGTGAAACAATCCCTAGTTTTGTGTTGCCTCAATTAATTTCATTGACATTATCAAGTCTACCAAGTCTCAAAAGTTTCTACCCGGGAGTTCATATTTCAAAGTGGCCGATGTTAAAGAAGTTGGAGGTGATGGAATGTGCTGAGGTGGAGATATTTGCTTCTGAATTTCAGAGCCCCCATCAGACTAATGTTGATAGCCCACGTGATATCAAAATTCCACGACCTTTGTTCTCTGTGGACGAGGTTTGATCTCTTAACCATGTCCTTGTTTTGGTAGAATTTAACCTGCATCTTGGTggtgtttattaatttttcaatatgaATCAATTAAAAGCCATCTTAGAATTACTGCAAACATAATGTCAACTATACCATTTACCATTTCTTtatgatttttctattaattttattggattTAGCATCGGatttaatttatagtttaaCAGCAATTGATTGGACTTATAATTTTTCTGTTCCTTCTAAGCactttaataaatcatttaatatTAGTCCATGGAATATGCTTGGAAGGCTACAGCATTAGACATTTTTATTTGGTACTGTGGTTGATTTTCAGGTTGCATTCCCTAGTCTGGAAGAGTTAACGTTGTGTGTACTTCCTGATTTGTTGCATCTGTTGGAAGAAAGTTCTCGACCTAGCAAAGTTTTCCAAAATCTAGCAACtctaaaaatttcagaatgtggtaaattagaaaatttagcACCGTCCTCAGTGTCattccaaaatctgatgtctCTGGAAGTTTCAAAGTGTGACGGGTTGATTAATTTGGTGACCCTCTCAACAGCTGAGAGTCTTGTGAAACTTACAACCATGCATATAGCTGAATGCATGATGATTGAAGAAATCATACAACAGGCTAGAGAAGAAGTGAGAAAGGATTGTTTGTTGTTTAGCCAACTGAAATATTTGGGACTTCATTGTTTGCCGAGCCTCGTGTGCTTTTGTTTGGGGAATTATGCCCTTGAATTCCCAACTTTGGAAAAAGTAGTAGTTAGAGAATGCCCAAAGATGGAG contains:
- the LOC102626862 gene encoding uncharacterized protein LOC102626862 isoform X2; the protein is MASEEVGDHAVCGTASESFFGSIKREISYVPKYQSHIDDLENQVKQLGCKRQRVENLVNAARRQGDEIYKGVEQWLISIDEFTQRVVKPIIDYQDEAKKHCFKGLCPNLLKRYNLSKEAAKAAKDGANLLGKGNFSNFCFRPAPQRIELMSSRLYQQFNSRRSIFRDIMVAMKDDEVNMIGVYGSGGVGKTTLVKAVARQVIEEKLFDEVVMVEVTRTPDQKPIQDKIASDLGLQFGQHDDVLQRAGLLSERLKKEKRVLIILDDIWMRLDLDGIGIPFWGNEKQSVRQQEDWKERYVDQSRCKILLTSRNQHVLCNEMNIQKTFSIGVLSDEEALSFFWSNVGDAAGRSDFLPIGVEIVRECRGFPIAIITIANALKNKILFFWKDAFDQLRNSNQRRMGGEDANVNSIIELSYNFLESEEAKSLFRLCGLLNGGSQIPIDALMRCGMGLGLLKGVYTLQEARKRVHMLVNFLKASRLLLDGDAEECLKMHDIIHSIAASVATEELMFNMQNVADLKEELDKKTHKDPTAISIPFRGIYEFPERLECPKLKLFVLFSENLSLRIPDLFFEGMTELRVLSFTGFRFPSLPSSIGCLISLRTLTLESCLLGDVATIGDLKKLEILSLRHSDVEELPGEIGQLTRLKLLDLSNCMKLKVIRPNVISSLSRLEELYMGNSFTEWEIEGQSNASLVELKQLSRLTTLEVHIPDAQVMPQDLLSVELERYRICIGDVWSWSGEHETSRRLKLSALNKCIYLGYGMQMLLKGIEDLYLDELNGFQNALLELEDGEVFPLLKHLHVQNVCEILYIVNLVGWGHCNAFPLLESLFLHNLMRLEMVYRGQLTEHSFSKLRIIKVCQCDNLKHLFSFPMARNLLQLQKLKVSFCESLKLIVGKESSETHNVHEIINFTQLHSLTLQCLPQLTSSGFDLERPLLSPTISATTLAFEEVIAEDDSDESLFNNKVIFPNLEKLKLSSINIEKIWHDQYPLMLNSCSQNLTNLTVETCSHLKFLFPYSMVDSLVRLQQLEIRKCESMEAVIDTTDIEINSVEFPSLHHLRIVDCPNLRSFISVNSSEEKILHTDTQPLFDEKLVLPRLEVLSIDMMDNMRKIWHHQLALNSFSKLKALEVTNCGKLANIFPANIIMRRRLDRLEYLKVDGCASVEEIIGETSSNGNVCMVEEEEEARRRFVFPRLTWLNLSLLPRLKSFCPGVDISEWPLLKSLGVFGCDSVEILFASPEYFSCGSQRPLFVLDPKVAFPGLKELELNKLPNLLHLWKENSQLSKALLNLATLEISECDKLEKLVPSSVSLENLVTLEVSKCNELIHLMTLSTAESLVKLNRMNVIDCKMLQQIILQVGEEVKKDCIVFGQFKYLGLHCLPCLTSFCLGNFTLEFPCLEQVIVRECPKMKIFSQGVLHTPKLQRLHLREKYDEGLWEGSLNSTIQKLFEEMVGYHDKACLSLSKFPHLKEIWHGQALPVSFFINLRWLVVDDCRFMSGAIPANQLQNLINLKTLEVRNCYFLEQVFHLEEQNPIGQFRSLFPKLRNLKLINLPQLIRFCNFTGRIIELPSLVNLWIENCRNMKTFISSSTPVIIAPNKEPQQMTSQENLLADIQPLFDEKVKLPSLEVLGISQMDNLRKIWQDQLSLDSFCKLNCLVIQRCKKLLSIFPWNMLQRLQKLEKLEVVYCESVQRISELRALNYGDACAISVAQLRETLPICVFSLLTSLKLRSLPRLKCFYPGVHISEWPMLKYLDISGCAELEILASKFLSLGETHVDGQHDSQTQQPFFSFDKVAFPSLKELRLSRLPKLFWLCKETSHPRNVFQNECSKLDILVPSSVSFGNLSTLEVSKCGRLMNLMTISTAERLVNLERMNVTDCKMIQQIIQQVGEVEKDCIVFSQLKYLGLHCLPSLKSFCMGNKALEFPCLEQVIVEECPKMKIFSQGVLHTPKLRRLQLTEEDDEGRWEGNLNSTIQKLFVEMVGFCDLKCLKLSLFPNLKEIWHVQPLPVSFFSNLRSLVIDDCMNFSSAIPANLLRSLNNLEKLEVTNCDSLEEVFHLEEPNADEHYGSLFPKLRKLKLKDLPKLKRFCYFAKGIIELPFLSFMWIESCPNMVTFVSNSTFAHLTATEAPLEMIAEENILADIQPLFDEKVGLPSLEELAILSMDSLRKLWQDELSLHSFYNLKFLGVQKCNKLLNIFPCNMLERLQKLQKLQVLYCSSVREIFELRALSGRDTHTIKAAPLRESDASFVFPQLTSLSLWWLPRLKSFYPQVQISEWPMLKKLDVGGCAEVEIFASEVLSLQETHVDSQHNIQIPQYLFFVDKVAFPSLEELMLFRLPKLLHLWKGNSHPSKVFPNLASLKLSECTKLEKLVPSSMSFQNLTTLEVSKCDGLINLVTCSTAESMVKLVRMSITDCKLIEEIIHPIREDVKDCIVFSQLKYLGLHCLPTLTSFCLGNYTLEFPSLEQVIVMDCLKMMTFSQGALCTPKLHRLQLTEEDDEGCWDGNLNNTIQQLFKRVNFQNSNEED